Proteins from a genomic interval of Sphingobacterium sp. SYP-B4668:
- a CDS encoding PstA family ABC transporter permease, protein MRLSGMTVTASLFFILGTILYKGLPYLSWEMVSQVPQGGFYIGKEGGVLNAILGSLYLAGAATFLATLIGVPIAIYMNIYIRAGSRLSRLSKLLFDVLFGIPSIVYGAVAFSLMVWMGIRASLLGGIITITFLTLPIVVRTVDELIKTIPGDLKHVTLSLGTTRWEVAKIFIRYIKPGILTAILLAFGRSIGDVAGVLLTSGFSDNLPKYIDEPAATLPLAIFFQLSSPIPEVQGRAYASALILSFIILTIVLCTHILQAKQKKHKI, encoded by the coding sequence ATGCGTTTATCAGGAATGACGGTGACGGCTTCCTTGTTTTTCATATTGGGAACAATCTTGTACAAGGGGCTACCCTACTTATCTTGGGAAATGGTTTCACAGGTACCGCAAGGCGGATTTTACATAGGCAAAGAGGGAGGTGTATTGAATGCGATATTGGGCTCTTTATATTTAGCAGGGGCCGCGACTTTCTTGGCTACGCTTATTGGGGTACCTATTGCAATATATATGAATATCTATATCCGAGCTGGATCTAGGTTGTCCAGGCTATCAAAACTGCTTTTTGACGTTTTGTTTGGCATACCTTCCATTGTCTACGGGGCAGTTGCTTTTAGCTTGATGGTGTGGATGGGTATCCGGGCGTCGCTACTTGGCGGGATAATCACCATTACCTTCTTGACATTGCCAATCGTGGTACGTACGGTGGATGAGCTTATCAAAACAATACCTGGAGACCTTAAACATGTAACACTCTCTTTGGGAACGACCCGCTGGGAGGTTGCTAAAATCTTCATCCGTTATATCAAGCCAGGCATTCTAACAGCTATCTTGCTTGCATTTGGTCGTTCTATAGGAGATGTTGCCGGGGTGCTACTAACCTCTGGATTCAGCGATAATCTTCCAAAATATATTGATGAACCGGCTGCTACTCTGCCATTGGCTATTTTTTTTCAATTAAGTAGTCCTATTCCAGAAGTGCAAGGTAGAGCGTATGCTTCCGCACTCATACTATCATTTATCATTTTAACCATCGTTTTATGTACACATATCCTACAAGCGAAACAGAAGAAACACAAGATATAA
- the pstC gene encoding phosphate ABC transporter permease subunit PstC, whose amino-acid sequence MFNSRLLKDKIIQRSTFVLLILSISIVALIGIGLSIKSIPLFESTNIISLLTQKVWSPMKGDFGFLPFIMGTLSVTMIALVIATPLCILTAVYLTEYATVSLKNMMLPLVNTLAAIPPVLYGVWGVLFVVPAIQEYIAPMFGIHTSGYSVLAGGIVLAVMIFPIMISIMVEVLQTIPYEVKSASLSLGATKWETIQHVTLIKAKPGIIAAAVLAISRAFGETIAVLMVCGNVPKIPTSIFDAGYPIPALIANNFGEMMSIPLYDSALMFAALLLFVIILLFNLVSRLILNKLEGKYNG is encoded by the coding sequence ATGTTCAATAGTAGACTTCTAAAAGACAAAATTATACAACGATCGACATTTGTACTGCTAATCTTGTCGATTTCCATTGTTGCGCTCATCGGTATCGGATTGTCCATCAAATCAATCCCGTTATTTGAATCTACCAATATCATCTCTTTACTGACCCAAAAAGTGTGGTCACCTATGAAGGGAGATTTTGGATTCCTGCCGTTTATAATGGGTACATTGTCCGTGACAATGATTGCATTGGTAATTGCTACGCCGCTATGTATTTTGACAGCTGTATACTTAACAGAATATGCAACGGTATCGCTAAAAAATATGATGCTACCCTTGGTGAATACTCTTGCAGCAATCCCACCGGTACTATATGGTGTATGGGGTGTACTTTTTGTAGTACCAGCGATACAGGAATACATAGCGCCTATGTTTGGTATACATACATCTGGGTATAGTGTATTGGCTGGAGGTATTGTGCTTGCTGTCATGATATTCCCCATCATGATCAGTATAATGGTAGAGGTGTTGCAAACGATTCCTTACGAGGTGAAATCCGCGTCTTTATCATTAGGCGCTACAAAATGGGAGACTATTCAACATGTGACCTTGATAAAGGCAAAGCCTGGAATCATTGCTGCAGCGGTACTGGCTATTTCCAGAGCTTTTGGGGAGACCATCGCGGTGCTAATGGTATGTGGTAACGTACCTAAGATACCAACTTCAATCTTTGATGCTGGATATCCCATACCTGCATTGATAGCAAATAACTTTGGAGAAATGATGTCGATACCACTTTACGATTCGGCTTTGATGTTTGCAGCGTTGCTGCTATTCGTGATTATATTATTGTTCAACCTAGTATCTAGGTTAATCTTGAATAAATTGGAAGGGAAATATAATGGCTAG
- a CDS encoding PstS family phosphate ABC transporter substrate-binding protein produces MHKIARKTLLYSVLMILVLYSCAPKTKSGYSEERGYEGNISVSGAFALYPLVVLWSEDFKKIHPHVRFNISAGGAGKGIADALTEMVDIGLVSRDLHPQEIERHAYPIHVAKDAVICTINSNHPNYAILMERGVTRIELENLFVLKKYKTWNELDARLTKEPIAIYVRSDAAGAAETWANFLGHKQEDLSGVGIFGDPGIAQAIKDAPNAIGFNNINYVYDLKTKKVAKDIDVLPLDLNENGKIDEEESFYRSIDDLTEAVSKGRYPSPPSRNLTFVTRGKPESALIRKFIAFVLEKQSQSILLENGYVPLHQDVVDIELKKIQNVQ; encoded by the coding sequence ATGCATAAAATAGCTCGTAAAACACTGTTGTATAGTGTGTTAATGATACTGGTGTTATATTCATGTGCTCCGAAAACCAAGAGTGGATATAGTGAGGAAAGAGGATATGAGGGTAATATATCCGTTTCAGGTGCATTTGCTTTGTATCCATTAGTGGTCTTGTGGAGTGAAGATTTCAAGAAAATACATCCTCACGTACGATTTAACATTTCAGCAGGTGGCGCAGGAAAAGGAATTGCAGATGCACTAACAGAAATGGTCGACATTGGATTAGTGTCTCGGGATTTGCATCCACAGGAGATCGAAAGACATGCTTATCCTATTCATGTAGCAAAGGATGCTGTGATCTGCACCATCAATAGCAACCATCCGAATTACGCCATTCTCATGGAGCGAGGAGTGACAAGGATTGAATTGGAGAATCTTTTTGTACTAAAAAAATATAAAACATGGAATGAACTAGATGCAAGGTTGACGAAGGAGCCTATAGCCATCTATGTGCGCTCTGACGCTGCCGGAGCCGCTGAAACTTGGGCAAACTTCCTAGGGCATAAACAAGAGGACTTAAGTGGTGTTGGGATATTCGGCGACCCTGGTATTGCACAAGCCATCAAGGATGCTCCAAATGCCATCGGATTTAACAATATAAACTACGTATATGACCTTAAAACGAAAAAGGTCGCGAAGGATATAGACGTACTGCCTTTGGATCTGAATGAAAATGGAAAAATTGATGAAGAAGAAAGCTTCTATCGCTCGATCGACGACCTAACGGAGGCGGTATCTAAGGGTAGGTACCCCTCTCCTCCTTCTAGAAATCTAACTTTTGTGACCCGTGGCAAACCGGAGTCTGCATTAATTAGAAAATTCATCGCTTTTGTTTTGGAAAAGCAATCCCAGAGTATCTTGCTTGAAAATGGATATGTGCCACTTCATCAAGATGTTGTAGATATAGAACTGAAAAAAATACAAAATGTTCAATAG
- a CDS encoding HEPN domain-containing protein, with protein MYEAEEKITWAKASFEDGKYADAIYHAYNAFVQCAKALLLEKGVNVSTQNAVIQEFDTHFVENKEYDFEPSFAEIVLQISKNEPTPEFAKKYLEKSILFFSEVYARKNLVQAD; from the coding sequence ATTTATGAAGCGGAAGAAAAGATTACGTGGGCAAAAGCATCTTTTGAAGACGGGAAGTATGCCGATGCAATCTATCATGCATATAATGCATTTGTACAATGCGCAAAAGCACTTCTATTGGAAAAAGGAGTAAATGTCAGCACACAAAATGCAGTCATTCAGGAATTTGACACACATTTCGTTGAAAACAAAGAATATGATTTTGAGCCGAGTTTCGCTGAAATAGTGTTACAAATAAGTAAAAACGAACCCACACCGGAGTTTGCAAAAAAATACTTAGAAAAGTCTATTCTCTTTTTTAGCGAAGTGTATGCCCGAAAAAATCTTGTACAGGCAGACTAA
- the cobA gene encoding uroporphyrinogen-III C-methyltransferase, whose product MNTKPKVTLVGAGPGDPDLISVKGLKAIERADVILYDALISGELLDHAKVDCVKIYVGKRAEQLSSSQDEINSLLVDYARHYGNVVRLKGGDPFVFGRGGEEIDYLRKHNIDTDVIPGISSSIGLTGLQQIPLTYRGISDSFWVITGSRSDGSISPDLDIAVRSNATVVVLMGYGKLREIVALYQQNNRGNLPIALIQNGSLPNEKVVLGRIDNILDESQEKRVGVPAIIILGEVVAKHQEFSRIKQQALAL is encoded by the coding sequence ATGAATACAAAACCAAAGGTTACATTAGTAGGAGCTGGTCCTGGAGACCCAGATCTCATCAGCGTTAAAGGACTGAAGGCCATCGAGCGTGCGGATGTAATACTTTATGATGCGTTGATCAGCGGTGAGCTACTCGATCATGCAAAAGTAGATTGCGTCAAGATATATGTCGGAAAGCGCGCCGAACAGCTTTCATCGTCTCAGGACGAAATCAACAGTTTACTTGTTGATTATGCCCGACATTATGGCAATGTGGTCCGTTTGAAAGGTGGAGACCCCTTTGTCTTTGGGAGAGGTGGTGAAGAAATAGATTACTTACGCAAACACAATATCGATACGGATGTCATTCCTGGAATTTCATCCTCCATTGGACTCACCGGTCTCCAACAAATTCCATTAACCTATAGAGGTATAAGCGATAGTTTTTGGGTTATTACAGGATCCAGATCTGATGGTTCAATTTCTCCAGATCTCGATATCGCAGTACGTTCTAATGCCACGGTAGTCGTTCTAATGGGATATGGCAAACTGAGAGAGATTGTCGCACTTTATCAACAAAATAATAGAGGTAATCTTCCAATCGCGCTGATCCAAAATGGATCATTACCCAACGAAAAAGTTGTGCTGGGTCGAATAGATAACATTCTAGACGAATCTCAGGAAAAAAGGGTTGGAGTACCTGCCATCATCATATTAGGGGAAGTGGTGGCCAAGCACCAAGAATTTAGCAGAATCAAACAACAGGCGTTAGCCCTTTAA
- a CDS encoding precorrin-2 dehydrogenase/sirohydrochlorin ferrochelatase family protein, with product MNTLFPIFIKLDQVQTLLVGGGNVALEKLQALVQQNSAVQLTIVAKEVSTAVQLLAEGYAGINIQVRAFKSADLDGKQLVIAATNNPVLNEEIRECTRARNILLNAADKPDLCDFYLGSIVRKGNLKVAISTNGKSPTIAKRLKELLNEVLPEEIDETLELMSQLRDRLKGDFDEKVRTLNAHTKSLIGKDED from the coding sequence ATGAATACATTATTCCCCATATTTATTAAGCTGGATCAGGTCCAGACACTCTTGGTAGGGGGTGGGAATGTAGCGCTTGAAAAATTACAAGCACTGGTTCAGCAAAATTCGGCTGTCCAACTCACCATAGTAGCCAAAGAAGTGTCTACGGCAGTCCAGCTACTGGCCGAAGGGTACGCAGGTATAAATATCCAAGTGCGCGCCTTTAAATCTGCGGATTTAGATGGAAAGCAGTTGGTAATTGCGGCAACCAATAATCCAGTACTTAACGAAGAGATAAGGGAATGCACCCGTGCCCGAAACATTCTTTTGAACGCAGCGGACAAACCCGATCTTTGCGATTTCTATCTAGGGTCTATCGTTCGTAAGGGAAATCTCAAGGTCGCAATTTCAACCAATGGCAAGTCGCCAACGATAGCCAAGCGACTCAAAGAGCTGTTGAATGAAGTTCTACCGGAAGAAATCGACGAAACCTTAGAACTAATGAGCCAACTTCGAGACCGCTTGAAAGGAGATTTTGACGAAAAAGTAAGAACATTGAATGCCCATACCAAAAGTTTGATTGGAAAAGATGAAGATTAA
- a CDS encoding phosphoadenylyl-sulfate reductase — MKIKELKQKLEGKQGVELLQDICALFPGQVVFSTSFGIEDQIVTEWIGRNHLDIRIFTLDTGRLFKETYSLWSRTLERFSVPIHTYAPNQDLLEEFVTHKGPNAFYESVDNRKECCHIRKIEPLRRALKGYQVWITGIRAEQSANRHDMEYIEFDESNQIIKIHPLFDWTYEAVRSYIKAQNIPYNTLHDKGFPSIGCQPCTRAVQEGEDFRAGRWWWEDQSKKECGLHITTK, encoded by the coding sequence ATGAAGATTAAGGAACTAAAACAGAAATTGGAAGGTAAACAAGGAGTTGAATTACTCCAAGATATTTGTGCCCTTTTTCCGGGGCAGGTTGTTTTCTCGACCTCATTTGGCATCGAAGATCAAATTGTCACGGAATGGATAGGTCGAAATCATTTGGATATTAGGATATTTACCTTAGATACCGGCCGGCTATTCAAGGAAACGTACTCTTTGTGGAGTAGGACGCTCGAGCGCTTTTCAGTGCCCATCCATACATATGCGCCAAACCAAGATCTCTTAGAAGAGTTTGTGACACATAAAGGTCCAAACGCGTTTTACGAATCTGTGGACAACAGAAAGGAATGTTGTCATATTCGAAAGATCGAACCCTTACGACGCGCATTAAAAGGTTATCAGGTTTGGATTACGGGAATTCGGGCTGAGCAATCAGCCAATCGCCATGATATGGAATATATTGAATTTGATGAAAGCAATCAGATTATCAAAATACATCCATTATTTGATTGGACTTATGAAGCGGTAAGATCATATATCAAGGCCCAAAATATCCCCTACAATACACTGCACGACAAGGGATTTCCTAGCATTGGCTGCCAACCTTGTACAAGAGCCGTACAAGAAGGAGAGGACTTTAGAGCGGGGCGTTGGTGGTGGGAAGACCAAAGTAAGAAGGAGTGTGGATTACATATTACAACAAAATAA
- the cysD gene encoding sulfate adenylyltransferase subunit CysD has protein sequence MDYLDHLEAEAIYILREVAGQFENPALLFSGGKDSITLVHLAKKAFRPGRFPFPLVHIDTGHNFPETIEFRDWLVEQLGEKLIVGHVQESIDQGRAVEQTGKNASRNALQTVTLLDTIEKYQFDACIGGARRDEEKARAKERIFSVRDEFGQWDPKRQRPELWNLLNGKINKGENVRVFPISNWTELDVWNYIKRENIALPSIYFSHEREVITRNGQLMAAAPFMGIDDEDKVEVKSVRFRTVGDITCTAAVDSKAVELDDIIAEIKASTVSERGARMDDKVSEAAMEERKKQGYF, from the coding sequence ATGGATTATTTAGATCATTTGGAGGCTGAGGCCATTTATATCCTTCGTGAAGTAGCAGGTCAATTTGAAAACCCCGCACTTTTATTCTCTGGAGGCAAAGATTCTATTACCCTGGTACATCTTGCAAAGAAAGCATTTAGACCAGGGCGGTTCCCGTTTCCATTGGTACATATTGACACGGGACACAACTTTCCTGAGACCATTGAATTTAGAGATTGGTTAGTAGAGCAATTGGGAGAAAAACTTATCGTAGGACATGTGCAAGAGAGCATAGATCAAGGTCGCGCTGTCGAACAAACGGGGAAAAATGCAAGTAGAAATGCTTTACAGACCGTTACCCTATTAGATACCATCGAAAAATACCAATTCGATGCCTGTATCGGAGGTGCTAGACGTGACGAAGAAAAAGCTCGAGCAAAAGAACGCATATTCTCTGTACGAGACGAATTTGGACAATGGGATCCAAAACGTCAACGTCCAGAATTATGGAACTTACTGAACGGAAAAATCAATAAAGGTGAAAATGTCCGTGTTTTTCCCATTTCCAATTGGACTGAGCTAGACGTTTGGAACTATATCAAAAGGGAAAATATTGCCCTTCCGAGTATATACTTCAGCCACGAACGTGAGGTCATTACCAGAAATGGACAATTGATGGCCGCAGCACCTTTTATGGGAATAGATGATGAAGATAAAGTCGAAGTTAAATCCGTTCGTTTCAGAACAGTAGGTGACATAACTTGTACTGCTGCAGTAGATTCCAAAGCCGTTGAATTAGATGATATCATTGCCGAAATAAAAGCTTCCACGGTAAGCGAGCGTGGGGCTAGAATGGATGATAAAGTCTCAGAGGCTGCTATGGAAGAACGTAAAAAACAAGGCTATTTCTAG
- a CDS encoding sulfate adenylyltransferase subunit 1, whose amino-acid sequence MNILKFITAGSVDDGKSTLIGRLLYDTNSILDDQLEAIQKANRKNDDGTVDLAILTDGLKAEREQGITIDVAYKYFQTEKRKFIIADAPGHIQYTRNMVTGASNSDLIIVLVDARKGIIEQTKRHSFLAKLLSLKKVLVCVNKMDMVDYEQAVFENIKHDYEQLAAQLGLSEVDYIPVSALRGDNIVNSSSSMNWYTGPALLDYLETITFEHNKSENWRFPVQWIVRPQTEDLHDYRGYAGRVVGEGLSVGDRVLIMPSGTSSRIESIELAENQISEAQDGQSVIIHLTDDVDISRGDIIVSAENPALAERNLIANICWFDNKPLDTNQVYLLQNHSKLTKVKIYEIVHKIDINTLQNLYNEPIALNDVGKVYIKAAEDIIFDKSSDNPENARTIIIDPRTNLTVGALILEDVA is encoded by the coding sequence ATGAATATACTCAAATTTATAACCGCTGGTTCTGTAGATGATGGAAAGAGCACCTTGATTGGTCGTTTACTCTATGATACCAATTCGATATTGGACGACCAGCTGGAAGCTATACAAAAGGCAAACCGCAAAAACGATGACGGCACAGTTGATTTAGCTATTTTAACAGATGGATTGAAAGCCGAACGCGAACAAGGAATTACCATCGATGTTGCTTATAAGTATTTTCAGACGGAGAAGCGCAAATTTATCATTGCCGACGCTCCTGGACACATACAGTATACACGCAATATGGTTACAGGCGCGTCCAATTCAGACTTGATTATTGTACTGGTCGACGCGCGCAAAGGTATTATTGAGCAGACAAAGAGACATTCTTTTTTAGCAAAGTTGCTGTCGCTAAAGAAAGTACTGGTATGCGTCAATAAGATGGATATGGTGGATTATGAACAAGCTGTATTCGAAAATATCAAACATGATTATGAGCAGTTAGCGGCCCAATTAGGTCTATCTGAGGTCGATTATATTCCCGTATCAGCTCTTCGAGGAGATAACATTGTAAATAGTTCTTCTTCAATGAATTGGTATACCGGACCTGCATTGTTAGATTATCTTGAGACTATTACATTTGAGCACAATAAATCCGAAAATTGGCGATTCCCTGTTCAATGGATTGTGAGGCCTCAAACAGAAGATTTACATGACTATAGGGGTTACGCTGGTAGGGTAGTAGGCGAGGGGCTTTCCGTTGGAGACCGAGTACTCATTATGCCCTCGGGAACTTCCAGCCGAATCGAATCCATAGAGCTGGCCGAAAATCAAATCAGTGAGGCTCAAGATGGCCAATCTGTTATTATACATTTGACTGATGATGTAGATATCAGTCGGGGCGACATTATCGTATCGGCCGAAAATCCAGCTTTAGCTGAACGCAATCTTATTGCCAATATCTGTTGGTTTGATAATAAGCCTCTGGATACCAATCAAGTATATTTGCTACAAAATCACAGCAAGCTTACCAAAGTCAAGATTTACGAGATCGTACACAAAATCGATATCAATACACTTCAAAATCTATATAACGAGCCAATTGCTCTTAACGATGTTGGCAAAGTCTACATTAAGGCTGCTGAGGATATTATTTTTGACAAATCTTCTGACAACCCTGAAAATGCAAGAACAATTATCATAGATCCACGGACCAACTTGACCGTCGGCGCATTGATATTGGAAGACGTTGCATAA
- a CDS encoding efflux RND transporter periplasmic adaptor subunit → MKINIFYILFLCVPLLGLSSCGGDKAQNKEETAHEEGEHGNESTTTLTAAQIKQIGLTYTSVSKQVLSDGLVLNGQLSVPNDKKAYVTSVFGGVLQQLFVQPGDLVTKGQRIGVLNNPDLIKTQEQLQLTNNQIRLTEIEVARQKELVEGNAAPLKRLQQVEMELANLKAQRSSLSKQLTAGGGSTQLSSQVSIIAPISGTVSTISAQIGSKVDASSPILELVNNDALHVDVFVYEKDLDKIKKGQKIRFSTVNNPNTSYEARIDQIGQAFETSTNAVAVHAQVLGDKSGLINGMQVQANLITSDNQVEAVPNESIVSFQGQDFIFILTDAHREEEHHEHGHGDEAEEHAHSHADQTAPEEQQLVYERISVVKGVSSGGYTSIIPTKEIGQDTKIVQKGAFFLLAKMTNSGEHSH, encoded by the coding sequence ATGAAAATCAACATATTTTATATACTATTTTTGTGCGTACCGCTTTTAGGGCTGAGTAGTTGCGGCGGGGATAAGGCCCAAAATAAGGAAGAGACAGCGCATGAGGAGGGTGAGCATGGAAATGAATCGACTACGACGTTGACAGCGGCTCAGATAAAACAAATAGGCCTGACTTACACCTCTGTATCAAAGCAAGTGCTGAGCGATGGCCTTGTATTAAATGGTCAGCTTTCTGTGCCAAATGATAAGAAAGCATATGTGACTTCTGTCTTTGGAGGTGTATTGCAACAGTTATTTGTGCAACCGGGAGACCTTGTAACAAAAGGACAGCGGATAGGAGTCCTTAATAATCCCGATCTTATCAAAACGCAGGAACAGCTACAATTGACGAATAATCAGATTCGGCTAACTGAAATCGAAGTGGCACGACAAAAGGAGCTGGTAGAAGGAAACGCTGCTCCACTTAAGCGGTTACAGCAAGTAGAAATGGAGTTGGCAAACCTTAAAGCGCAGCGTAGCAGCCTTTCTAAGCAGTTGACAGCAGGAGGGGGGAGCACCCAATTGTCTTCGCAAGTATCGATTATAGCACCGATATCGGGCACAGTATCTACTATCTCAGCGCAGATTGGCTCTAAGGTCGATGCATCAAGTCCTATCCTCGAACTGGTCAATAATGATGCATTACATGTAGATGTCTTTGTATACGAGAAGGACTTAGACAAAATCAAAAAGGGACAAAAGATACGATTCTCAACGGTCAATAATCCCAATACATCGTATGAGGCTCGAATCGATCAGATCGGACAGGCATTTGAAACGTCAACGAATGCCGTAGCGGTGCATGCTCAAGTATTAGGTGACAAATCAGGCTTGATCAACGGTATGCAAGTGCAGGCCAACCTGATTACATCGGACAATCAAGTGGAGGCGGTGCCTAATGAATCAATCGTTAGTTTCCAAGGTCAGGATTTTATATTTATACTGACGGATGCGCATCGAGAAGAAGAACATCATGAACACGGGCACGGTGACGAGGCCGAAGAGCATGCGCATTCGCACGCTGATCAGACTGCTCCAGAAGAACAACAATTGGTGTATGAACGTATTTCGGTAGTAAAGGGTGTATCCTCGGGTGGATATACGAGCATTATTCCTACGAAAGAGATTGGTCAGGACACTAAGATTGTACAAAAAGGTGCTTTTTTCCTTTTGGCTAAAATGACGAATTCTGGCGAACATTCACATTAA